One genomic region from Neoarius graeffei isolate fNeoGra1 chromosome 4, fNeoGra1.pri, whole genome shotgun sequence encodes:
- the inka1b gene encoding PAK4-inhibitor inka2: protein MLCVRNSGDCFRDQMRYMIRSMQDLKQLGEPSGGEPNKCSYAVTRACHRRALQREHLARLRISQSSDGSAYDSACCLASPLEEEQDEEDAVGHLPQGSPCSEKSVDFDSGYSEASWQDEGVVLRRTRNVRVSSSACVRTNRIRPKSTSDACLERWTSFEASEPQDWTASLLTRGRNRQPLVLGDNSFADLIKNWMDLPECPEVTDLKPNPSNKLAKDFLVNMRRKLAIRSKGIEGRGKSADPCTKRMSCPVGIQIPKPFFHQSHTGLHQLETDFYQFSALMKSGSRQPIICNDIIGYI, encoded by the exons aTG TTGTGTGTGCGGAATTCGGGTGACTGCTTCAGAGACCAGATGCGGTACATGATACGCTCGATGCAAGACCTGAAGCAGTTGGGGGAGCCCAGCGGCGGCGAACCCAACAAGTGCTCGTACGCAGTGACACGAGCGTGCCATCGGAGAGCGCTACAGCGGGAACACCTGGCCCGTCTTCGGATCTCCCAGTCCAGCGATGGCAGCGCCTACGACTCGGCTTGCTGTCTGGCGAGTCCACTGGAGGAAGAACAGGATGAGGAAGATGCAGTCGGTCATCTGCCTCAGGGTTCGCCGTGTAGTGAAAAGAGCGTGGACTTCGATTCAGGATATTCCGAGGCATCTTGGCAGGATGAGGGCGTGGTTCTGCGGCGCACAAGGAATGTGCGTGTTTCATCTTCCGCCTGCGTCCGCACTAACCGCATTCGGCCCAAATCGACCTCGGATGCATGCCTGGAACGCTGGACCTCATTTGAAGCCAGTGAACCTCAGGACTGGACCGCGTCCCTGTTGACAAGAGGCCGCAACAGGCAACCTCTCGTGCTGGGAGACAACAGCTTTGCAGACCTCATTAAAAACTGGATGGACCTTCCTGAGTGTCCTGAAGTGACAGATTTAAAGCCCAACCCAAGTAACAAACTAGCCAAAGACTTTCTGGTTAACATGAGACGGAAACTAGCCATCAGGTCCAAGGGAATAGAAGGACGAGGAAAGTCTGCAGACCCTTGCACAAAGCGGATGTCATGCCCTGTTGGGATTCAGATCCCCAAACCCTTCTTTCACCAGTCACACACTGGGCTTCACCAGCTGGAAACGGACTTTTACCAGTTCAGCGCCCTCATGAAGAGTGGGAGCAGACAGCCTATTATATGCAATGACATTATTGGCTATATCTAA